Genomic segment of Streptomyces sp. NA02950:
CCGCTGAAGACAGCGCAGCGCCTCATCCGCGTCCTCCGTCCACACGTTGGCCCTGCCCAGGTCCAACCAGTGATGCCCGGCCCGGGACCGATCCCAGCCCTTGGGGAACCGAACGCCCTGCGCCAGATCGACAGCCTGTCCGTACTCGTCCAGATCGCAGGCGATCGCGACAGCGTGCACTCCCACGTTGGTCGGACCCCACCCGACGCCATAGGCCGCGGTCTCCCCGGTCCGCTGAGCGAGCGCGCGGGCCTCGGACACGCGAGCGTCCACTGCGTCGGCGTCCCCCATCCGTCCGGCGATCACCGCCGCCCGCAGCTGAAGCACGCCCGTCATCGCGACCAGACCCGTCGCGTTCCGGGAGTCCTGTCCGGCCATGTCCCGCAACGTGCCATCCACCACCCGCATCCCCAGGTCGTACCGGCTGGAAGACAGAGTGGTCTGGGCACGCAGATACCCGTACATGGCAGCCAGCCCCGGCTCATCGGCCCGGGGCGCCGCCCACGCCAGACGTTGCAGGGCGACGGTGGCCAGGTCCACGTACCCGAAGGACCAAGCCAGTGTGAACACACACCGGAACGCCCAAGCCAGACACTCATGCCCCTGCCGCCGCTCCTCACCGCTGGTGGTGTGGATGGCCTGCACGCACTCGTCGATGAGCGCGGGGAGATCGACGGCCATCGGCAGATACTCGGCCTGCCGCCGCTGGGTCAGGACCTTTTCCATGTCGGCCCGGATCAGCGCGACGGGACGGGCCGGCACCTGCCAGTTGAGGGGGATGTCCCAGTTCTCCATGCTGACCCGGATGGGCTGTATCACCTCATCCAGCCGCTCGCGTCGCAGTTCCTGGGTATAGGGCTGGCCGAGAAGGTCCGCGGTGGTGACGCTCAGCGCCCGTGCGCAGGCGGCGACCAGCGATGGCGAGGCGGGCTTCTGACCGCATTCGACCTTGGACAGCAGGGACTTCGAGACGTTGGCGCGCATCGCCAGACCCTGCTGGGTCAGAGCACGCTCACGACGAGTACGGGCGATCCGTGCACCGGTATGTTCCTCATTGCTCTGCGGCATGCTGAACTCCGTTCTGCCCTGGACACTCAGAACGGTACCCGTGGCCGACCTGGCAGTACGGCTGGACGACCCCATTTTGATGGGGCCGTCGCGCGGTCCTGCCGCCCACGAATCGTCCCCCCGTGGGGGTACGAGGCCCGCACGTAGCTCGCCCGGTCCACGCGGCGGGCCAGTCGTCCCGGGCCGCACCGGCGATGCCCTGAGCCCACCGTTCGGGTGATTGCTCCGGCGGCGGGTATCACCGGATATCCGGCCTGCCAAAACAACCCGACATACTGTGCGAATGACTGCACAAAAGACAATTCCCCCCTTGATTCACCAGACATGGAAAGACGCCGACCTCCCTCCGGCATGGCAGAAGTGGGCCGAGTCCTGGCGGCTGCACCACCCCGGCTGGGGCTATCGGTTGTGGACGGATGCGGACAACCGCGCCTTCCTCCAGGAGCACTATCCGTGGTTCCTGCCGGTCTACGACGGCTATCCCGAACCGATCATGCGGGCCGACGCGATCCGCTATTTCCTGCTCGACCATTTCGGCGGCCTCTACGTGGATCTGGATTTCGAGTGCCTGAAGCCGGTCTCCGACCTCCTTGACGGGCGCGAACTCGTCCTCGGCTGCGAACCCGAGGCGCACACCCGCTTGTTGCTGGCCCGGCAGCGCGGATTCACCCGCATCGTCGGCAACGCGTTCATCGCGTCACGGCCGGGTCACCCCTTCTGGGCGGCCCATGTGCACCGCCGACTGGTCGGCGCCCACAAGCTGCCGGCCACGCTCGACACGACCGGCCCGTTCTTCCTCACCAGAGCGGTCGACAGTGCCCCGGAGCCGGACTCGATCACGGTGGTCGGCCCGGAGGTCCTGTACCCGGAGGTGAGCCCGCACGCGACAGAGCTGTTCGGCCCGCAGGAGGCCGACTACGAGCATGCCTACGCCGTGCACCACTGGTCGGGCAGCTGGGCCTGTGACACCGCGACCGCGCCGAGGGTCTCGGCGGGCAGACGGTTCCCGTTCTGGGCCAGTCAGGAGCGGCAGCCGGTCGCCGACGGCCTGCTCAACCTGGAGGCACAGCGCCGCCGTTGGGCCTCGGGCGCGCCGGCGCCGACCGTGTCCTGCCTGATGGTGACCAAGGACCGCTCGGCGACGGCATGCCGCGCGATCAGGTGCTTCACCGCTCAGACCTACCCGAACCTGGAGCTGGTCGTGGTGGAGGACGGCACCGATGACGCGCTCGAGCGGCACATCCGTGACCTGGACGACCCGCGGATCCACCATCACCGCCTCCCCCCGGAGCGACGGACCTTGGGGGAACTGCGCAACGAGGCGGTGGACCGGGCCACCGGGCCGTACGTGTGCCAGTGGGACGACGACGACCTGTACGACCCGGAGCGGGTGGAGACCCAGATGGCGGCGATCCTGGCGCTCGGTGCCGACGCGTGCTTCCTCGCCCGTGAGCGGCTGTGGTGGCCCGCCCGCCGCAAGCTGGCCATCTCCTGCGCGCGGGTCTGGGAAGGGTCGATGGTGTGCGCGAAGGGCCGGCTCCCGCGCTATCCGGCCGAGCGCCGTGGCGAGGACACCCCGGTGGCCGAGGAGCTGGTCCGAAGCTGCCGGGTCGTCTCGGTGGACGCGCCCGACCTGTACACCTACGTGTGCCACGGGAACAACACCTTCGACGCGTCGCATTTCGCGGAACACTTCGAGGTGGCGACCCAGGTGTGGGCCGAACCCGGAGCCTACGCCGAGCAGTTGCTCGCCATGGCGGCCCGGCTGCCGCTCGAACCGGGGGACATCGCGCACGCCGACACCGCCGCCGCGGGCGCCGCGCGCAGCTACGAGCGGAAGCCGCAACCGGAACCCGAGCCCGCCCCGGCACCGGCGAGCGAGCGGCCCCCGGTGCTGGTGCTCACGCCCCTCAAGGACGCGGCCGCGTTCCTGCCCGGCTATCTGGACCGCCTGCGCACGCTGGACTACCCGCGCGAGGCGATCTCGCTGGGCCTGCTGGAGGGCGACAGCAGGGACTCGACCCCGGAACTGCTCCGGCAGGTCCTGCCCGGCATCGAGGGGGAGTTCCGGCGGGTGACCCTCGTCCACCGTGACTTCGGCCTCCAGCTGGCCGGACCCCGCTGGGAGCAGGGCATCCAGCGCCGGCGCCGCTCGGTGCTGGCCAAGGTGCGCAACCATCTCCTCGCCCGGGCCCTGGCCGACGAGGAATGGGTGCTGTGGCTCGACGTCGATGTCACCGGCTATCCGGCGGACCTCGTCCAGCGCCTGCTCGGCGCCCGCAAGGACATCGTCGTCCCGCACTGCGCCACCGCACCCGGCGGGCCGACGTACGACCTCAACACCTTCGTCCTCAAGCCCGGAGCCGGCACGCTCAACTGGGCCCAGTGGCTGCGCGACGGCATCCTTCAGCCTCCCAGGGGATTCGGCCGGACGTACCTCGACGAATTGCGCGGCCGCGGACTCGTCCGCGTCGACTCGGTCGGCGGAACCGCGTTGCTGGTCCGTGCGGAGTTGCACCGCGACGGCCTCACCTTCCCGTCCTTCCCCTACCGGCAGTTCATCGAGACCGAGGGGCTGGCCGCGATGGCCCTGGACATGGGAACCGCATGCTGGGCTCTGCCCGATCTGGAGGTGGTGCATCCGCACCACGGCGCACCGCGGCCGGAACCCGCCACCCTGGCCGTCACACACAGTGAGTAATCGTTTTGACGCATTGAGTGACCAAACTTACGGTGGCTTTACTGCCCGCGCCACGAAGTACACCGGCATTCCGGGGCAGCTCCCCCGCACCCAAAGGAAAGGTGCCACCGTGAAATCCCGTGTCATGACCTCACTGGCCCTGCCTGCCGCGCTGGCCACGGCCGGACTGCTCGGCACCGCGGAGGCGGCCTACGCCGCCATCGCTCCGGACACGCAGACGCGGACGGCGACGTACGGGTACCCAGGACAGCCGATGAGCGGCGACGTGACCCTCACGCCCGGGACCAGTCACCCCTGCGAGCCGATCGGCAACGTCACCATCACCGACTACGGGCACTGCTGCCCGCCGGTGAACAACATGACGATCACCGACTACGGGCACTGCTGCCCGCCGGTGAACAACATGACCATCACCGACTACGGGCACTGCTGCCCGCCGGTGAACAACATGACCATCGCCGACTACGGGTGGTTCTGCGAGGTCGATGACGACCGCGGACGCGAGCTCGGGTTCGGCCACTACCGCGAGTACGCGGACGGGGCCTACGCCCCTCAGCGTGCGGAGCACGAGCACAGCTAGCGCAGGATCCGTGGCAGTGCCCGGCCGTGGGCCCGCGGAAGTGGCCCCGGGGGACGGCCGGTGCCCGGAACACCGGCTTCCGGCCCGCCCGATTCCCACTCCCACCCCCACCCCCGCCCCGAACCGAAAGACCGCGCATGCCACACACTCCCGCCCCTGTGGTCTCGGTGGTCATCCCCTGCCATGACTACGCCCGCTATCTGCCCGAGGCCGT
This window contains:
- a CDS encoding helix-turn-helix domain-containing protein — protein: MPQSNEEHTGARIARTRRERALTQQGLAMRANVSKSLLSKVECGQKPASPSLVAACARALSVTTADLLGQPYTQELRRERLDEVIQPIRVSMENWDIPLNWQVPARPVALIRADMEKVLTQRRQAEYLPMAVDLPALIDECVQAIHTTSGEERRQGHECLAWAFRCVFTLAWSFGYVDLATVALQRLAWAAPRADEPGLAAMYGYLRAQTTLSSSRYDLGMRVVDGTLRDMAGQDSRNATGLVAMTGVLQLRAAVIAGRMGDADAVDARVSEARALAQRTGETAAYGVGWGPTNVGVHAVAIACDLDEYGQAVDLAQGVRFPKGWDRSRAGHHWLDLGRANVWTEDADEALRCLQRARRTAPQQTRYHPTVREAVVTLRSRDRSRSCELAEFAQWIGL
- a CDS encoding glycosyltransferase, which gives rise to MIHQTWKDADLPPAWQKWAESWRLHHPGWGYRLWTDADNRAFLQEHYPWFLPVYDGYPEPIMRADAIRYFLLDHFGGLYVDLDFECLKPVSDLLDGRELVLGCEPEAHTRLLLARQRGFTRIVGNAFIASRPGHPFWAAHVHRRLVGAHKLPATLDTTGPFFLTRAVDSAPEPDSITVVGPEVLYPEVSPHATELFGPQEADYEHAYAVHHWSGSWACDTATAPRVSAGRRFPFWASQERQPVADGLLNLEAQRRRWASGAPAPTVSCLMVTKDRSATACRAIRCFTAQTYPNLELVVVEDGTDDALERHIRDLDDPRIHHHRLPPERRTLGELRNEAVDRATGPYVCQWDDDDLYDPERVETQMAAILALGADACFLARERLWWPARRKLAISCARVWEGSMVCAKGRLPRYPAERRGEDTPVAEELVRSCRVVSVDAPDLYTYVCHGNNTFDASHFAEHFEVATQVWAEPGAYAEQLLAMAARLPLEPGDIAHADTAAAGAARSYERKPQPEPEPAPAPASERPPVLVLTPLKDAAAFLPGYLDRLRTLDYPREAISLGLLEGDSRDSTPELLRQVLPGIEGEFRRVTLVHRDFGLQLAGPRWEQGIQRRRRSVLAKVRNHLLARALADEEWVLWLDVDVTGYPADLVQRLLGARKDIVVPHCATAPGGPTYDLNTFVLKPGAGTLNWAQWLRDGILQPPRGFGRTYLDELRGRGLVRVDSVGGTALLVRAELHRDGLTFPSFPYRQFIETEGLAAMALDMGTACWALPDLEVVHPHHGAPRPEPATLAVTHSE